From the genome of Spinacia oleracea cultivar Varoflay chromosome 2, BTI_SOV_V1, whole genome shotgun sequence, one region includes:
- the LOC110798363 gene encoding uncharacterized protein, whose product MRAPKEPKIKPPNIDSYDGTTDPDMHLLAYRHHMYVQGTNDSTWCKYFPGTLKGVASKWFERLPAGTIRTFSELELLFSTRFMAHKEEKKTSMHLSRIQQGKDESLRSYVKRFNLEAGQIPDLPDGVAFDNFIRGLKKGSFKFYLVKKSVRTMAEVLDEAEAFIHATENCSVPKEPRGSDTVEPAAKKENFEKKSRPNGTWAIAKESDRFPTAAGQKRSRTYDRERFEYNTDMYTILMDLGSKFEIDRPFPMKSPPESRDPKLYCHFHSDIRHDTKECKSLKRALDGLAAKGFLKSYISRNTGGSGKPFYKKNKSPPSEEDGNCTDPECVAVISGGLAAGGPTMRGHKDYAKRLGQVMLSGKATADPFPKVEIGEADRGKIATPHDDPLVIELKTANLRVRRIVVDTGSSSYIISLDCSMIPQK is encoded by the coding sequence ATGAGAGCACCGAAGGAGCCTAAGATCAAGCCGCCCAACATCGACTCATATGATGGAACTACAGATCCGGATATGCACCTCTTAGCTTACAGGCACCATATGTATGTTCAGGGAACAAATGACTCCAcctggtgcaagtattttccgGGTACGCTGAAAGGGGTAGCGTCTAAGTGGTTTGAGAGGCTCCCCGCTGGAACCATTCGCACATTTTCTGAGCTTGAGCTACTGTTTTccactcggttcatggctcacaaggaagaaaagaagacgagcatgcatttgAGTCGGAtccagcaagggaaggacgagtctTTAAGGAGTTATGTGAAAAGATTCAACTTAGAAGCAGGGCAAATCCCTGATTTGCCGGACGGGGTTGCATTTGATAATTTCATCAGGGGGCTTAAGAAAGGCTCCTTCAAGTTTTACTTGGTAAAGAAAAGTGTACGAACCATGGCGGAGGTGCtagatgaggccgaggcctttATCCATGCTACGGAAAATTGCAGCGTCCCAAAGGAGCCTCGAGGAAGTGATACTGTTGAGCCAGCGGCAAAGAAAGAAAATTTTGAGAAGAAGAGCCGGCCTAATGGGAcctgggctattgcaaaagagtcagacagATTTCCAACAGCTGCTGGTCAGAAGAGGTCCAGAACCTATGACCGGGAGCGATTTGAATACAACACAGAtatgtacacaattctgatggacCTAGGGTCCAAGTTTGAGATTGATCGGCCGTTTCCCATGAAATCGCCGCCggaaagtagggaccccaagcTGTATTGCCACTTTCATAGTGACATTAGACATGACACTAAGGAATGTAAGAGCCTGAAAAGGGCACTGGACGGCCTTGCCGCTAAGGGTTTcttaaagagttatatcagcagAAATACTGGAGGTTCAGGAAAACCGTtctacaaaaagaacaagtcacctccCTCGGAGGAGGATGGAAACTGTACTGATCCGGAGTGTGTGGCCGTCATatcaggaggattggccgccggagGGCCAACCATGAGAGGTCACAAAGACTATGCCAAGCGGCTGGGGCAAGTGATGTTGTCGGGAAAGGCCACAGCCGACCCGTTCCCAAAAGtagaaatcggcgaggccgaccgtggaaAAATAGCTACCCCACATGACGACCCACTGGTGATCGAGCTGAAAACTGCCAACCTAAGGGTTAGGCGCATCGTGGTTGATACAGGGAGTTCGTCATACATAATTAGCCTTGACTGCAGCATGATCCctcaaaaatag